The Methanomicrobiales archaeon genome contains the following window.
TCGCGGAGGGCGGGTGCGACGCCGCCTCGGTGCCGGATCCCGTGCCGCTGGGGGACGACGACGCGATCCTGATCCGGGGCAAGATCGACCGTGTGGATATGGCGGAGGACGGGTCCTTCGTCATCCTTGATTACAAGACGGGCGGCGTCCACCCCCGCTTCCGGGACATCCGGGATGGAGTGTCGTTCCAGCTGCCGCTCTACATCGCCGCTCTCGAGCGTCTGACAAAGCGGCGGGGCATCGGGGGTGTCTACTACACCGTCCGCCCCCGGAAAATCCGGAAGTACGCGGCCCTCTGGGATCCGTCATGCGCGAATGCCTTCGCGCCGTTCTCGAAGGACGCGTCCTGCAGAGACGAAGACTTCCGCCGCGTCCTCGCGGACTCCCTCGCCAATGCCCGCCGCCACACCGCGAATATCCGCAGCGGGCTCTTCCACCCGGCGGCGGAGATCGATCGCTGCCCCTCTTTCTGCGAGTACGCGACCGTCTGCCGCTTCGACCCGTTGCGGATCCTCGAGCTGCGCCGGGAGGAGGGAGCCGATGACGCTCACTGAACGCCAGCGTCAGGCCCTGGATCACACAAGGAGCCTCTGCGTGACAGCCGGCGCCGGGACCGGGAAGACGAAGGTTCTCGTGGAGAAGTACATTGACCTCCTGGAGTCCGGGGCCGTCCCCGTCGACGCCATTCTCGCCCTCACCTTCACCGAGAAGGCGGCCAAGGAGATGAAGGAGCGCATCCGCTCCGCGATCGCCGGGAAGAGCGGGGAGCGGTGGGAGCGGATCCGGGAGGAGTTCCCGTGGGCGAACATCTCCACGTTTCACTCCTTCTGCAGCCAGGTGCTGCGGGAGTTCCCGCTCGAGGCGGGCGTGGATCCGGGATTCTCCGTGCTGGAAGACCGGGAGTCGCAGCGGATCCGGGAGGAGGCGATCGAGGACCTCTTCCACACCCGCCCCCGCGGGGAGTACCGGGACGCCCTCCTCGACTGCCTGCGGGCGGTGGGGGCCTACGGGCTGAAGGCCCACCTGCTGACACTCTACGAGCACCGCGAGACGGCGGTCCCCTTCTTTGCGGAGCTCCGGGCCGACGAGGGCGCGATCGTCGAACGCTGGGACCGCGCCTTCCGGAACCGCCGGGAGGCGGCCGTCACCGCATTCTTCGCCGACGGGGAAGCGGTGCAGGCAGTCGAGACACTCCGCGACCTGGCCGCACGGTATCCCGGGGAGTGGGACAGCGGCATGCGCTACCTGCGGGCCGTCGAGGACTGCCTCTCCGTCGTCTCCCCCGATCGGCCTGCCGGGATCGCCGCCCGGGCCCTTGTCCGCATGGCCGATACCCGGAGCGGGACCATGGCCATGGGGAGCGCCAGGAACTGGCAGGGCGACGACCTCGGACGCCTGCGCGACGCTTTCGGCTATCTCCGCGGGGTGCTGGGACGTCTCCGTCCCGCCCTCGCCCTCTCCTTCGAAGCGGACGCCCCCTTCTCCCGGGCAACCCTCCGCTACCTGCGGAATCTCGGGATCGTCTTTTCCGTCTACCGCGAGGCTGTCGACGCGGCGAAGGCGCGGATCGGAGCGATCGACTTCTCCGACATGATCTACCGCACCCATACCCTCTTCCGCGAGAACGACGGGCTGGTCGCCAGCCATTTCCGGAATCGGTTCCGCTACATCCTGGTGGACGAGTTCCAGGACACGGATCCGCCCCAGTGCCGGATCCTATGGCGGATCCTGGGCGATCTCCCCGCCGCGAAGATCTTCGTAGTGGGGGACCCCAAACAGTCCATCTACCTCTTCCGGAACGCGGACGTGACCCAGTTCAAGCGGACGAAGAGGGCGATCGTCGAGGGGCTGAACGGGAGGGAGATCGGCCTTGACGTAAACTTCCGAAGCGCCCCGGAGGTGCTGGGTTTCGTCAATTATCTCTTCTCGGCATTGCTGGCGGACGCGGACAAGCCCTGGGAGTTCGGCTACGATCCCCTTCGGGGAACCGAGCGGCGGCAGGGAGATCGGGGCTCCGTCGCCATCCTCCTCAGTCCCCCGGACGGCGACGCTGTCGCCCGGGCGATGGCCGAGGCGGAGATGGTGGCGCGGAAGATCCAGCACACGATCGAACGCGAGCGGCTGCCGGTCTACTGGGACGCCGCCGGCGGGCATCTCGGCACCCCGCGCCCCGCGGAATACCGGGACGTCGCCATCCTCCTGGAGCGCCGCTCCAACCTGGGTTACTTCGAATGGGCGCTGCGGAAGTACGGCATCCCCTACCACATCCACGCCGGCATCGGCTTCTACCGCCGCCAGGAGATCTTCGACCTCTACAACCTGCTCCGATTCCTGGACAGTCCGTCCGACGACGTTGCCCTCTACGGGGTCCTCCGCTCGCCCTATGTCTCCCTCTCCGACGCGGCGCTCTATCGCATCGCCCGCAGCGGGGGCGGAGGCACCCTCCATGACCGTCTCCGCCGCTCCGCAGCAGCGGATCCCGATCTCGCACCCGCCGCCGCCCGCCTGGAATCCTGGCTCGAGCACGCACACCGCGAGCCCACCGCCCTTCTGATCGAACGGATCCTGCGGGACTCTGCCGTCTTCGCCGTCTACGGGGGGGTGCCCGGGGGCCAGCAGGCGATCGCCAACGTGGAGAAGCTGGTCGGCATGGCCCGCTCCGCCCGAAGCGCGGTTGCCGCCTCTCTGGGGGAGTTCGTCGAGGATCTCCGCCGCAGAATCGTCGCGGAGCAGAGGGAGGGCGAGGCCCCGCTCGACCCGGAGAGCGGCAACGCCGTGAGTGTCATGACCGTCCACGCCTCCAAGGGTCTGGAGTTCCCGATCGTGGTCGTCCCGGACATGGCCGCAGCCATGCCCTCCGACAACGCCGCCCTCCTCGTCGACGAGGAGTTCGGCATCGGGGTCGCCGTCCCCAATCCAGAGAACGGTTTCGAGATGGAGCCCTCCCCCGTCCTGCGGGTGATGCGCGACGAGCACAACCAGAAGCTCCTGGCCGAGCGCAGAAGGCTCTTCTACGTCGCGACGACGCGGGCAAAAGACCACCTGATCGTCTGCGGGATCCGCCCGAAGGAGAGCCCCGCATGCCTGGAAGACTGCCGGAACCGCATCGACTGGCTCTACTGCTGCCTGGGCCTCACCGACGAGGCGATCCGGCGGGGCAGCATCCCGTTCGTCCCGCCGAACGGCGCCCCGCCCGTCACGGTGTCCATCGTCTCGGACCCGGACGCGATCCCGGCCGAGATCCGCCGCCCGCAACCGCAACGCATCGACCTGCCGCCCGGCGCCCTCCCGGCGCCCCCCGCCCTCCCCGGGCACCTCGCGCCCGTGGCCATCCCCGAGGCCCCGCATACCTGCTCTGCGAGCGAGATCGAGCACTACCTCCGCTGCCCGAGGGAGTACCACCGCCGCTACCGCCTGGGCGTCCGCGAGACCGACCCCACCCTCTCCGTCTTCGCGGAGACCGCACGGACCCGCGGCCTCCTCGTCCACGAGATCTTCCAGGGGCGGGACCCCGAGGCCGCCGCCCGCCGCTACGGCATCCGGGACCCGGAGAAGGTCGCGGCCCTGGCCGATCTCTGCCGCCGGTTCCTCGCCTCCCCCCTCATGACGAACGCCGCGGAGGACCGACGGGAGGTCCCCTTCGTCTGCCGGTTCGCGGGAGCCGTATTCGGGGGGAAGATCGACCGCCTCGTCCGTCTGGCAGACGGCTCCTGGGCCCTGATCGACTACAAGACGGGCCACGTCGAGGATGCGGACATTTCCGGGCAGATACAGAAGTACGAGCTCCAGATGGCCGTTTACACGGCGGCGGCGGAGCAGATCCTGCGGCAGCCCGTGAAACCGTATCTCTACTTCACCGGGCTGAACCGCTTCGTCGAGATACCCGTCGATTTCGAAAGAGCCGTTCGAACGGCGGAGTTCGCTCTGGAGAACATATCGAAAGGGCTGTTCGGGTTTCCGGCGTGCGAGAGGTGCCGGGCCATGGGTATCGACCCGTGCCCCGGGCTGGCAGCTTTGCACGGGATGAGATGACACGCCAGAGAAAGGGCAGGACAGCTGATATTCGTGAGGGAATGTGCGAGAATTCTTTTGGCTTTTTCCCCTAAGCGAACGACACAATGTCGCCCTCATTCTCCTACGAATGCGGCTTTTTTTATCGATGATAACGATCAGACAGCTGAACCCGCAAATACTCCCTGCAGGCAGGACGAAATACCATTTAACCATTGCCATCCGGGAAGAGGAAGGAGCCTTCGTGGCCAGGTGCGCTGAACGGGAGGTGTCCCGCTGCGGGGACAGTCCCCGGGAGGCCAGAATATCCTGGAAGCGATCGCGCTGCACCTCGAGAACGCCAAAGAGCTCGGCATCCTGCCGGAGATCGAAGAGGCGAGGCGT
Protein-coding sequences here:
- a CDS encoding UvrD-helicase domain-containing protein, giving the protein MTLTERQRQALDHTRSLCVTAGAGTGKTKVLVEKYIDLLESGAVPVDAILALTFTEKAAKEMKERIRSAIAGKSGERWERIREEFPWANISTFHSFCSQVLREFPLEAGVDPGFSVLEDRESQRIREEAIEDLFHTRPRGEYRDALLDCLRAVGAYGLKAHLLTLYEHRETAVPFFAELRADEGAIVERWDRAFRNRREAAVTAFFADGEAVQAVETLRDLAARYPGEWDSGMRYLRAVEDCLSVVSPDRPAGIAARALVRMADTRSGTMAMGSARNWQGDDLGRLRDAFGYLRGVLGRLRPALALSFEADAPFSRATLRYLRNLGIVFSVYREAVDAAKARIGAIDFSDMIYRTHTLFRENDGLVASHFRNRFRYILVDEFQDTDPPQCRILWRILGDLPAAKIFVVGDPKQSIYLFRNADVTQFKRTKRAIVEGLNGREIGLDVNFRSAPEVLGFVNYLFSALLADADKPWEFGYDPLRGTERRQGDRGSVAILLSPPDGDAVARAMAEAEMVARKIQHTIERERLPVYWDAAGGHLGTPRPAEYRDVAILLERRSNLGYFEWALRKYGIPYHIHAGIGFYRRQEIFDLYNLLRFLDSPSDDVALYGVLRSPYVSLSDAALYRIARSGGGGTLHDRLRRSAAADPDLAPAAARLESWLEHAHREPTALLIERILRDSAVFAVYGGVPGGQQAIANVEKLVGMARSARSAVAASLGEFVEDLRRRIVAEQREGEAPLDPESGNAVSVMTVHASKGLEFPIVVVPDMAAAMPSDNAALLVDEEFGIGVAVPNPENGFEMEPSPVLRVMRDEHNQKLLAERRRLFYVATTRAKDHLIVCGIRPKESPACLEDCRNRIDWLYCCLGLTDEAIRRGSIPFVPPNGAPPVTVSIVSDPDAIPAEIRRPQPQRIDLPPGALPAPPALPGHLAPVAIPEAPHTCSASEIEHYLRCPREYHRRYRLGVRETDPTLSVFAETARTRGLLVHEIFQGRDPEAAARRYGIRDPEKVAALADLCRRFLASPLMTNAAEDRREVPFVCRFAGAVFGGKIDRLVRLADGSWALIDYKTGHVEDADISGQIQKYELQMAVYTAAAEQILRQPVKPYLYFTGLNRFVEIPVDFERAVRTAEFALENISKGLFGFPACERCRAMGIDPCPGLAALHGMR